CAACGGATATTCCATTGACTAATATCACTTCGATTTCAGTATGTGGAATCCCAAGAGATTCGATAAGATCTTTAATCGAGGTTTTTTGTGCTACGGTATGAATAAACTGCGTTTTACGCTTTTCTGGTGGGAGAAAATCATTTAATTCTTCATAAAACCGTAACTGAATGGAAATCATAGGCTGATCATATTATTCCCCTTGCTATAATATATGGCATAAAAATTTGAAAAATAAAAATGAGGAAAATAGCTTAGCTGAAGTGCAGCATGTCATTCTAGCATAGCGAGGGATCTCCATTCTGTAGCACGGTGTTACGATAGGAGATCGCTCGCTACGATCGCGATGACATGATTAGTTCCGTTCAGAGGACCAGGAATTAATGCAGAATCTTAAAAATAGAGTTGAGCCCTTTAAAAAAGCTGTACGGATGGATCTAATCGATCTAACGCTTGAAAAGGAAGCATCCATCCAGGATATTCTGGTGGTAACGCACTCACCTCATCTAACTGTTTTAATTCTTCAACTGATAATTTGAGTTTCACAGCCTCTAAATTATCTTCTAATTGTTCTATGTGTTTGGCACCAAGAATAACAGAAGTTACAGCAGGTCTGGTAAGTACCCATGCCAATGAAACACGAGCGACACTACAATTATGGTTTGCCGCTATTGGTCTGAGTACATCGAGAATTTTCCAAGCCCTTTCCTTATCGACAACGGGAAAATCAAAGCTGGAACGACGAGCGTGTTCTGGTGTTTGATTTTCACGGCTGAATTTACCTGAAAGTAAACCACCAGCAAGCGGGCTCCATACCAGAAGCCCCGTTTTTTCGGCTTCCAATAGAGGGATAATTTCTCGTTCCAAATCTCTCCCAGCCAACGAATAATAGGCTTGCAACGTATCAAAGCGGGCCAGGTTTTTAAATTGAGAAATTCCCAATGCTTTTGCAATTTTCCATGCTTGCCAATTAGAACACCCAATATAGCGAACTTTTCCTTGTTGGACTAACGTATCAAGTGCTCGCAGAGTTTCTTCGATTGGCGTAATGGGATCATTTCCATGGATTTGATACAAATCAATATACTCAGTATTCAGTCGACGAAGACTTGCATCCACAGCATCCATAATATGCCCCCGAGAGGCCCCTATATCATTGTACCCTTGCCCTACTCTTCCGTATACTTTGGTTGCGATCACTACGTCTTTGCGCGCAATATTAAGGTTTTTTAAAGAATTCCCTAAAAGACGCTCGCTTTCTCCTTCCGAATAAATATCCGCAGTGTCAAAAAAATTTATCCCTGCATCTATCGAAGCTTTGATGAGGTTATCTACACCTGCTTGGTCAACCGCACCAACTGTTTCCCAAAATCCTTTTCCCCCAAAAGTCATTGTTCCTAAACAAAGAGTAGAAACAAGCAAGCCTGTATTTCCTAAGGTTTTATATTCCATAGCCTTATCTCCAATCGAATAATTGATAAATTGATACTACACCAACTAATTGTGCCGCGCTCCAAATATTGCAAGCCCTTGAGTCCGAAACCAGTATTTGTCATCGCCCACAAAACAGGTTTTTAACTGGGGTATCTCTTGAATATCCGCATAACCTGTTGTTACAAAATAACTTTTCCCTAAAATAGAAAATTCTTTAGTATTTCGTGAAGGTGTTACCAAAATATGTCCCTCAGGAATAATTTTGATTAATTGTTCAATAAATCCGACTATCTCATTTTCTTTTTCTATCCCATTTTCAACACCAAGCAAATAGGGGACAAAAGCAGTATCAAACGTTTGAGCTCTATCATTCATCAGCAGTTGCTCTATTGTCCCTACATGGAATTGAATGTTTTTATCAAGTTCATAATTACTTTGGGTTTTGGATCGAACAGCATGTTGAACCAATGCCACCATGTAGTGAATATAGGTTCTTCTTAAGGAATTCGGTAGTATTAACCAGGATAGAAAATTAGTGAATTTTCCACTAGATAAAGTCATTAAAGGAGGATACCAGTAGGTCAGTGCAGCGAATAATTCACCGATTGAAGGAAGTGGATTTCCATGATTATCATATTCACGATAAAGGTAATATTTTTTAAATGCTTTCATCCAAGCAATTGTAACGGGATCTTTATCATAGGCAGTAACGGCTTTTGCACCTGCTTGAGCCAATAGAAAACTACTATTTCCATATCCAGGAATGACCAAGACATTTTTTCCGTCGATCTCTCCTCGAAGATCATATCTATCTTTTCGATCTCCTGCCAATGCGGATGCGAGATAGCGCTCAGCTCCCATCGGATAAATTTGAACTTCTTTATTATCAGAAAGTCTTGTTATACGCCTGTCTAAGATCCATTTTTCTTCTTGTTTACTTAAAATGGTTTCAGCAGCTGACATAAAATTCCTAAATTAATTTTGTGAGGGTTTTAATCTCGATGACTTTATCATTTTTTTTATAAACATGGGTGACTCTTTAAAATTATTGTTTAATTTTGCTGCGAGTTTTTTCCCTAATGTACGAGAAGGCTGCTCAATAAATACATGCAATAACCAAGATAATAATAAGGAAGCACTAATAACGATACTGAGTGATAGCCAAATTTTAAACTTCATCTCCAACATCATACGTAAGGCGATATAACCTGCGATACTATGAATGACATACAATGGGTAACTAATTCGTGCCAAAAAATTAAATACAGGATTTGCTTTAAAAAAATGTGGAAATATAGCAGCAAATAAAAAAGTTAATACAGCAAAAGCATAGCTCCATGCCAAGATTAAATTTCCTGAATAAGGCCCTGACCACCAAGCGATACAAAACATAGCAAATAAAGTACCGATTATGAAATATCCCAAATCAGGTTTCATTTTATGACAATATAAATAATGCAAAACAACACCAATGAATATAAAAATAATATATTGTGCTGACATCATATACGTTTCTGCCCAAATAAAAGCTACAAAATTACTTGTTGCCCACTCGGGAATCCTGTGCGACATATAGCAGGTCAAAAGAAAAAGTAATGTGGGTATAAAAAAAACCTTTAGAGAATAACGACGAAACCAGACAATGGATAGTGCTGCGATGAAATAGAATTTCATTTCTACTTCAAGAGTCCAGACAATAACATCAATATTTCTTGAAGCAAAAAGGTCTCGAATTCCGGGGAGATAGTGAATTATTATTTCCTGAAACGTATATGGCCATCCAGCAATAAAGAATTTTCCACCTAAAAATAGAGCCAATAAAGTGAAACTAAATCCAATGACATAAGTAGGAACTATACGAAAAAAACGATTCACGAAAAAACTAATGCTATTGGTCTTCCCAAGTGAAAAGGGAATAACAAATCCACTGATTATAAAAAATAATCCTACCCCATAAGCACCCCAGTCAAAAAGTGGAAATGGGTTAAGCCACATAACATAAATTGGTGTCGCGTGGGTTTCATGGGTTAATAGAGGTGCATTAATTAGATGAGAAATAGAGTCCCTCTTATACCAAAAAGCACTTAAATAATGAGAAACAACGACAAATAATGCAGCAAGACCTCGTAAGGTATTTGCAAATTCAATCTTAGAATCATCTCTCATGAGAGGCACCCAAACGGAATTATCCTAAGTTATCAATATGAGTCAGATCTCAATAACTAGAATTAGATTTTGTGATGCAGCAATCCTAATTCCTTTCTTCTCGGGAATAAAGTTTTTTATCTGAAAATAATAGTTAAATGTTTTGCCAGCAAATTATGCTAATATTATATACAAATAGGCCATAAAGTGAGAGAAACATGAAATACAAGACAACAGTTGAAGTTCAGCGCGATGGCTCTCTTGTTATGACAGATGGAACATTATCTGCTAACGGCGATATGACTTTTGCTTATCATGCACTTGTGACAATTTGCAATGATCAAGCTAACAAAGGAAACTCATTCCAAAGAGACCAGCAATTTCAAGTTCAACCTGTAGTACAGTCAAGTTCTGGTTTCCATTCAGATAGGCTTAAAGTAACGATTAATCCGGAATTTGCAAAAGACGCAATTGCAGTACTCAAAAAAGAATATCCAGGATTAACAATACAAAACGAAGAACAACTTGACCGAGCGAACGAACATAATTATAAATCCAATTAGGTATTATTGCGCTTTGGCAAATGGAGCTCCTTAATAGCTAATTATTTGCTTTAGTACTTGAAATAGCTCGTAGCATTTTAGATGATGCTACGAGCTATTTATCTTTATGAAATATCTCTACTGAACAAAAACAATTAATTCCGCATTAGTTTAAATTTTTTTTTATTGATAATAGTTTACAAGTTAACAGAATAAATTCATTATCTTGTTCCGAGAATTTAGCAAATAGGAGCCTGATGCTAAATTTGGCGTTCTGTCATCCTTTCACAACAGATGAAATAAAATTGAACGCCTTGCCTCAATTTAACCATTTTATTTAAGGAAAAATGTATGGCTAAAATTTTATGTGTTCTCTATGAGGATCCGATTAATGGATATCCCAAATATTATGCTCGAGACACACTTCCAAAAATAGAACACTATCCTGATGGACAAAGTGTCCCTACTCCTAAGCATTATGATTTTAAACCAGGAACTTTACTGGGATCTGTTTCTGGTGCATTGGGTTTACGCCAATTTCTTGAAGCACAGGGACACCAATTCATAGTGACTTCAGATAAGGAAGGCCCTAATTCAGTTTTTGAGAAAGAATTGCCCGACGCTGATGTGGTTATTTCCCAACCTTTTTGGCCGGCTTATTTAACTGCTGAACGAATTTCTAAAGCAAAAAAACTACAATTAGTCATTACTGCAGGTATCGGTTCGGACCATGTAGACTTGCAAGCTGCTCAGGAAAATAATGTTACTGTAGCTGAAGTCACTTATTCAAACAGTATCAGTGTTGCCGAGCATGTGGTGATGATGATTCTTTCTTTAGTACGTAATTATCTACCCTCCCATCAGTGGGTTGTTCAAAAAGGTTGGAATATTGCGGATTGCGTCGTGCGCTCCTATGATTTGGAAGGAATGACTGTAGGTTCTGTAGCATGCGGACGTATTGGTTTGGCGGTCATGAAACGTTTAAAACCATTTGACGTTAAGTTGCATTATACCGATCGTCATCGTTTACCAGAAAACACTGAAAAAGAATTGGGTCTTGTATTCCATCATGATGTGGAGTCTCTAGTACAAGCATGTGATGTAATTACTATTAACTGCCCTCTGACGCCTGAGACAGAAAATTTGTTTGATGCGCGATTGATTAATAAAATGAAGCGCGGCTCGTACTTAATTAATACTGCTCGAGGAAAAATATGCAATCGTGAGGCCATTGTCCAGGCTTGTGAAAATGGACAACTTGCAGGCTATGCGGGTGATGTATGGTTCCCACAACCTGCCCCTAAAGATCACCCTTGGCGCTCAATGCCTTACCAGGGCATGACTCCACACATTTCGGGAACTTCCTTGTCTGCTCAAGCGCGTTATGCTGCAGGTACTCGGGAGATTTTAGAGTGTTGGTTAGAAGGACGTCCTATCCGTGATGTTTATCTTATTGTAGATAAAGGCAGACTAGCCGGTACGGGAGCACACTCCTACACTATGGGAAATGTGACAGCCGGTGCTGAAGAAGCATAGATGATTTGATGTGACAATATGCACTGCGCTTCATGCGCGGTGCCTGCTTATTTTGCTTAACAAAGAATATTGATTAAAAGCTTATATATTAGTGGCAGGAGCCCAACTCGGATCATTCTCTTCTTGTTCTTCCAATCTGAGCTCACTATTGTATCCAAGTATGTGTCGTATGAACGTGATAAGTTTCATTAGAATATTTTGCTGATTTGCTTCAAGACGCTCAAAAGCCTTGGTTACATTTGGCATGTCTGACAATTTTGTAAGTTCAAAAGAAGTGATCGCTACAACATCGCGAGATATATTTATTTTAACACAGGTCTCAACCGCATCCACTGTTTCTCCTGTTTGGCTATCGGTAGCCAGAGTTTGCCAAATGCCTTTAAATATAAAATCCACACTATTGTTATTAACAACTTGTAATTCTATTTTGTACTCGGGTAAGTAAGGAGACATCCATATAGGATTTTCATTTTCTAAATACAGTAATGAGTCAACTATTTTGTTCATTGCATAGTGAATGCATGCTCTGCTTTGCAATGTCATATGTAAAATTTTATTTTGAAATGCAGCATCTTTAATGCCTCTATCCTCTAAACAACGACGAAAAACATCTAGGGTTATTTTAGTATTTTTGACTCTTAATTCTGGAAAAGCGGCATA
This sequence is a window from Legionella cherrii. Protein-coding genes within it:
- a CDS encoding acyltransferase family protein — translated: MRDDSKIEFANTLRGLAALFVVVSHYLSAFWYKRDSISHLINAPLLTHETHATPIYVMWLNPFPLFDWGAYGVGLFFIISGFVIPFSLGKTNSISFFVNRFFRIVPTYVIGFSFTLLALFLGGKFFIAGWPYTFQEIIIHYLPGIRDLFASRNIDVIVWTLEVEMKFYFIAALSIVWFRRYSLKVFFIPTLLFLLTCYMSHRIPEWATSNFVAFIWAETYMMSAQYIIFIFIGVVLHYLYCHKMKPDLGYFIIGTLFAMFCIAWWSGPYSGNLILAWSYAFAVLTFLFAAIFPHFFKANPVFNFLARISYPLYVIHSIAGYIALRMMLEMKFKIWLSLSIVISASLLLSWLLHVFIEQPSRTLGKKLAAKLNNNFKESPMFIKKMIKSSRLKPSQN
- a CDS encoding aldo/keto reductase yields the protein MEYKTLGNTGLLVSTLCLGTMTFGGKGFWETVGAVDQAGVDNLIKASIDAGINFFDTADIYSEGESERLLGNSLKNLNIARKDVVIATKVYGRVGQGYNDIGASRGHIMDAVDASLRRLNTEYIDLYQIHGNDPITPIEETLRALDTLVQQGKVRYIGCSNWQAWKIAKALGISQFKNLARFDTLQAYYSLAGRDLEREIIPLLEAEKTGLLVWSPLAGGLLSGKFSRENQTPEHARRSSFDFPVVDKERAWKILDVLRPIAANHNCSVARVSLAWVLTRPAVTSVILGAKHIEQLEDNLEAVKLKLSVEELKQLDEVSALPPEYPGWMLPFQALDRLDPSVQLF
- a CDS encoding NAD-dependent formate dehydrogenase — its product is MAKILCVLYEDPINGYPKYYARDTLPKIEHYPDGQSVPTPKHYDFKPGTLLGSVSGALGLRQFLEAQGHQFIVTSDKEGPNSVFEKELPDADVVISQPFWPAYLTAERISKAKKLQLVITAGIGSDHVDLQAAQENNVTVAEVTYSNSISVAEHVVMMILSLVRNYLPSHQWVVQKGWNIADCVVRSYDLEGMTVGSVACGRIGLAVMKRLKPFDVKLHYTDRHRLPENTEKELGLVFHHDVESLVQACDVITINCPLTPETENLFDARLINKMKRGSYLINTARGKICNREAIVQACENGQLAGYAGDVWFPQPAPKDHPWRSMPYQGMTPHISGTSLSAQARYAAGTREILECWLEGRPIRDVYLIVDKGRLAGTGAHSYTMGNVTAGAEEA